A genomic region of Planococcus kocurii contains the following coding sequences:
- a CDS encoding SDR family NAD(P)-dependent oxidoreductase codes for MLKSFSLEGKTAIVTGAGKGIGKAIAVALAEAGANVMLVARTATDLQNTQQEIGNDRTAYTIADITKRTEIQAAVEKTVQQFGAIDVLVNNAGMNIRSSLSDATDEEWHKIMDTNAQSVFMFSQEAVKKMNSGSSIINISSVGGDRALKTGVIYAASKAAIIQMTKVMAMEWGPQNIRVNAIGPWYFKTPLTEKILSDPEYLDSILAVTPMKRVGELPEVASPVVFLASDAASYITGQTLFVDGGMSIHGFS; via the coding sequence ATGTTAAAATCATTCAGTTTAGAAGGTAAGACAGCCATTGTTACAGGTGCTGGTAAAGGAATCGGAAAAGCGATTGCCGTGGCACTTGCAGAAGCAGGCGCGAACGTCATGTTGGTCGCCCGGACAGCAACAGATTTGCAAAACACGCAGCAGGAGATTGGCAACGATCGTACGGCTTATACGATTGCTGATATTACAAAACGTACTGAGATTCAAGCGGCAGTTGAAAAAACAGTGCAGCAATTTGGAGCAATCGACGTTTTAGTGAATAATGCCGGAATGAATATCCGTTCTTCATTGTCTGATGCAACGGATGAGGAATGGCATAAAATCATGGATACTAACGCACAAAGTGTCTTTATGTTTTCACAAGAAGCTGTTAAAAAAATGAACAGCGGCAGTTCAATCATTAATATTAGCTCAGTCGGAGGCGACCGTGCTTTGAAGACTGGCGTTATATATGCAGCTTCAAAAGCTGCCATTATTCAGATGACCAAAGTCATGGCGATGGAATGGGGACCTCAAAATATTCGTGTCAACGCGATCGGACCTTGGTATTTTAAAACGCCGTTAACAGAAAAAATTCTAAGTGATCCTGAATACTTGGATTCCATCCTAGCAGTAACACCAATGAAACGTGTTGGAGAATTACCAGAAGTAGCGTCGCCAGTAGTATTTTTGGCTTCAGACGCAGCAAGTTATATTACTGGACAAACGCTTTTTGTCGATGGTGGCATGTCTATCCACGGATTTTCATAA
- a CDS encoding amidohydrolase encodes MNVLWHGGTIYTMEAEGTTTEAVLVSDDRIEKIGAYEELKPFADKEINLEGASMYPGLVDSHMHMIGHGEKLMRVDLSKIESSEEMREQLIESTKELKEDDWFIGEGWNENNFADRKIFHRHELDEISKSPMLLKRVCRHAILANSSALALAGITKESLDPEGGLIVRDADGEPTGYLLDAAQDLVSNQVPEVSVNYLTRALQKSVDHLLSLGLTGAHTEDMGYYGHYSRPLEAFKNVIGDHMKFRAHLLRAHSAFEEMMENASYAEPFIDPGPMKIFADGSIGGRTALLSKPYNDDPSTVGVAIQSDEELKRLVSVARKHGEAVAIHVIGDLGLEMALDAIEAHPVSAHKRDRLIHAMVVREDLVARMQQIEVALDLQPSFVTSDFPWVVERLGEGRLEWSYAWKKLLDHGLICAGGSDAPIEEADPRLGIYAAVTRRKPYETHAGYQPEEKLSRFEAVQLYTSGSAATIGKENVRGIIREGFDADFTVFDRDLFAGNEEQILEVETVMTVVAGEIMYQQGGQK; translated from the coding sequence ATGAACGTGTTATGGCATGGGGGAACAATCTATACAATGGAAGCAGAAGGCACTACAACAGAAGCTGTGTTAGTGTCTGACGATCGCATAGAGAAGATTGGGGCTTATGAAGAGTTAAAACCATTCGCTGATAAGGAAATTAATCTAGAAGGCGCGAGCATGTATCCAGGATTAGTTGATAGCCATATGCACATGATCGGCCACGGTGAAAAATTGATGCGCGTCGATTTGTCAAAAATCGAAAGCTCAGAAGAAATGCGTGAACAATTAATTGAGTCAACGAAAGAACTAAAAGAAGACGACTGGTTTATCGGGGAAGGCTGGAATGAAAATAATTTTGCAGACCGTAAAATATTCCATCGCCATGAGCTTGATGAAATTAGTAAGTCACCAATGCTGCTGAAACGAGTTTGCCGTCATGCAATTTTGGCGAACTCGAGTGCATTAGCACTTGCCGGAATTACAAAGGAAAGTCTAGACCCAGAAGGTGGACTCATCGTACGGGATGCAGATGGAGAGCCGACGGGTTACTTATTAGATGCAGCACAGGATTTAGTATCCAATCAAGTCCCGGAAGTCAGCGTTAATTATTTAACACGTGCTTTGCAAAAATCAGTAGATCATTTACTATCGCTCGGATTAACGGGCGCCCACACAGAAGACATGGGCTATTACGGTCATTATTCACGACCGCTCGAGGCTTTTAAAAATGTGATTGGAGACCATATGAAATTCCGTGCACATTTGTTAAGAGCGCACAGTGCATTTGAGGAAATGATGGAAAACGCTTCTTATGCTGAACCGTTTATTGACCCCGGCCCAATGAAAATTTTTGCTGATGGGTCGATTGGTGGGCGCACAGCTTTGTTAAGCAAACCCTATAATGATGATCCGTCTACTGTCGGTGTGGCAATTCAATCAGATGAGGAATTAAAACGGCTGGTGTCTGTTGCACGCAAACACGGAGAAGCTGTAGCGATTCATGTGATTGGAGACCTTGGGCTTGAAATGGCGTTAGACGCCATTGAAGCACATCCGGTATCTGCACACAAACGGGACCGTCTTATCCATGCGATGGTAGTCCGTGAAGATTTAGTAGCGCGCATGCAACAAATCGAAGTGGCGTTAGATCTTCAGCCAAGTTTCGTGACGTCTGATTTTCCTTGGGTAGTGGAACGGCTGGGTGAAGGCCGTTTAGAATGGTCATACGCTTGGAAAAAACTATTGGACCACGGCTTGATTTGTGCCGGGGGATCGGATGCACCAATTGAAGAGGCAGACCCGCGTCTTGGGATTTACGCTGCGGTAACACGTAGGAAGCCCTATGAAACGCATGCAGGTTACCAGCCAGAAGAAAAACTATCACGCTTTGAAGCCGTTCAGTTGTACACCAGCGGGAGTGCCGCGACGATTGGCAAGGAAAACGTACGAGGGATTATTCGTGAAGGATTTGACGCCGATTTCACGGTATTTGACCGAGATCTATTTGCGGGTAACGAAGAACAGATTTTAGAAGTTGAAACCGTAATGACCGTCGTAGCAGGAGAAATTATGTATCAACAAGGTGGACAAAAATAA
- a CDS encoding hemolysin family protein: MDSILILNLVMVALLIGLTALFVGSEFSIIRVRMSRIDQLVSEGHKNAILTKKIISNLDYYLSACQLGITVTALGLGWLGEPTVERLLHPVFENFGIEEPTASIFSFIIAFTVITFLHVVIGELAPKTLAIQYAEKMAFVFARPLYLFGVILAPFIWLMNGSARLLLRAFGIEPAEHEQAHSEEELKIIMTKSYHSGEINQTELSYMQNIFSFDERLAKDIMLPRTQMETISLEMSHNDLMEIVRDHQYTRYPVTEKGDKDDILGFINVKEMLTNYTYLQDLNDSIVVHDIPFVHDMAPIQDVLLKMQKEHVHMAIVVDEYGGTAGVITMEDILEEIVGEIRDEFDEDERDEIKAVDINNYLLNGRVLLSDLEDRFAIEFDDSEDVDTIGGWIQLKNTDIGEGESVEMPSHTITVREMENHQIIRVLLTRNTEMLETE, encoded by the coding sequence TTGGACAGTATACTCATTCTCAATTTGGTTATGGTTGCGCTTTTAATCGGGCTGACCGCTTTATTTGTTGGATCGGAGTTTTCCATTATCCGTGTCAGGATGTCCCGCATCGATCAACTCGTTTCAGAAGGCCATAAAAATGCCATTCTAACGAAGAAAATCATTAGCAATTTGGATTATTATTTATCCGCTTGTCAATTAGGGATTACCGTAACGGCACTTGGCCTTGGTTGGCTTGGCGAACCGACTGTAGAAAGGCTCTTGCATCCGGTTTTTGAAAACTTTGGGATCGAAGAACCGACTGCATCTATTTTCTCCTTTATCATCGCATTTACGGTGATTACATTTCTTCATGTGGTAATTGGCGAACTGGCGCCTAAAACTCTAGCTATCCAATATGCGGAGAAAATGGCTTTTGTTTTTGCCAGACCCCTTTATCTGTTTGGCGTCATCTTAGCGCCTTTTATCTGGCTAATGAATGGCTCAGCCCGTCTGCTTTTACGTGCTTTTGGCATTGAACCCGCAGAACACGAGCAGGCCCATTCAGAAGAAGAACTGAAAATCATCATGACGAAAAGTTATCACAGTGGTGAAATCAATCAAACGGAATTGTCGTATATGCAGAATATTTTTTCTTTCGATGAACGGTTAGCAAAAGACATTATGCTACCCCGAACACAAATGGAGACCATTTCACTTGAAATGAGTCATAACGACTTGATGGAGATTGTGCGAGACCATCAGTATACGCGTTACCCTGTTACCGAAAAAGGGGATAAAGACGACATTCTCGGTTTTATCAACGTCAAGGAAATGCTGACCAATTACACGTACCTACAAGATTTAAATGACAGCATCGTCGTTCATGATATTCCCTTTGTCCATGACATGGCACCGATTCAAGACGTGTTATTGAAAATGCAGAAAGAACATGTCCATATGGCGATTGTTGTCGATGAATACGGCGGAACTGCCGGAGTGATCACGATGGAAGATATTTTAGAAGAAATTGTCGGGGAAATTCGGGATGAGTTTGACGAAGACGAACGCGACGAAATTAAAGCCGTCGACATCAATAATTATTTATTGAATGGCCGTGTGCTGTTGTCCGATTTAGAAGATCGTTTTGCGATAGAATTTGATGATAGCGAAGATGTTGATACCATTGGTGGTTGGATCCAGTTAAAAAACACCGATATTGGTGAAGGTGAATCGGTAGAAATGCCGAGTCACACCATCACAGTCCGTGAAATGGAAAATCATCAAATCATTCGTGTCTTGTTAACGCGCAATACCGAAATGTTGGAAACTGAATAA
- a CDS encoding sulfurtransferase, whose amino-acid sequence MSVFIETIDTENHRWIDARFDLKNSLAGKKTYEDEHVAGAVFWDLENDMSDMSSSEGRHPMPSDRQLTELIKSTGLKHNDSIVIYDQGGSPYATRAWWLLKYAGFEKVHISKKGFSQLKEQGIKVAQDQSTYQPTEIEPVFNRAIFADQAYVKSIISGDELGVLVDARSAERYAGLVEPIDPVAGRIPGARNLDWAQFVAEDEFHVGDDISHIVQKHEPAVVYCGSGVTAAALYAIMTEKGYDQLRLYMGSFSDWITDAENVVEFDRGEHPEAATDETKKILATLIEEGYSGEMLMKKFEYEKTLLSNLDK is encoded by the coding sequence ATGTCAGTTTTTATTGAAACAATCGATACCGAAAACCATAGATGGATCGATGCAAGATTCGATTTGAAAAATTCATTAGCGGGCAAAAAAACGTATGAAGATGAGCATGTAGCAGGAGCTGTATTTTGGGATTTGGAAAATGATATGTCTGACATGTCATCTTCTGAAGGGCGACATCCAATGCCATCTGACCGGCAGCTGACCGAGCTAATCAAATCAACTGGCTTGAAACATAACGATTCAATTGTTATTTATGACCAAGGTGGTTCGCCATATGCGACACGCGCTTGGTGGTTGTTGAAATATGCAGGATTTGAAAAAGTTCATATTAGCAAAAAAGGCTTTAGTCAGCTCAAAGAGCAGGGAATTAAAGTCGCGCAAGATCAATCAACATACCAGCCAACGGAAATAGAGCCGGTATTTAACCGAGCTATTTTTGCCGATCAAGCTTACGTAAAAAGCATTATTAGTGGCGATGAATTAGGGGTCTTAGTTGATGCTCGTTCTGCAGAACGCTATGCAGGACTTGTTGAACCAATTGATCCGGTAGCTGGACGGATTCCGGGAGCACGAAACTTAGATTGGGCTCAATTTGTTGCTGAAGACGAATTTCATGTAGGCGACGACATTAGCCACATTGTTCAAAAACACGAACCTGCTGTTGTCTACTGTGGCAGCGGTGTTACTGCAGCTGCCTTGTATGCGATCATGACAGAAAAGGGCTATGATCAGTTACGATTGTATATGGGCAGTTTCTCAGACTGGATCACAGATGCAGAAAATGTCGTTGAATTTGACCGTGGCGAACACCCAGAAGCGGCAACAGATGAAACTAAAAAAATCTTAGCCACATTAATCGAAGAAGGCTATTCAGGCGAAATGCTTATGAAGAAATTCGAATACGAAAAAACGTTATTAAGTAATCTGGATAAGTAA
- a CDS encoding carboxypeptidase M32 codes for MSLEKQFTEHFSKIKGYEEAIALLHWDMRTGAPKKGTKLRSESIGTLSAAAFSLSTSDEFGELLSLLEAEQATLDPFIRRSVEEARKEFDLSKKIPPEEYKKFVVLKSEAESVWETAKSDSDFSLFLPYLEELVSTTKKMIGYWGEKNGSPYNTLLDQYEPGMTTEILDEVFGKLRERIVPLLQKIAASSNKPETAFLYDYFPKQAQQDFSRQMLEQLGYDFEAGRLDETVHPFMTSINRQDIRVTTKYDENDFRTAVFGTIHEGGHAMYEQNLGEALASLPIETGASMGMHESQSLFCENFIGRNEYFWQQNFNLLKEYAPDQFSKVNLTDYVRAINESKPSLIRIEADELSYALHIMVRYELEKGLFNGDLQVSDLPELWNDKYEEYLGVRPTNDAEGVLQDVHWAGGSFGYFPSYALGYMYAAQFKNAMLKDLPNYDELLAQQNIEPIREWLTRHIHRHGAFKKPMDILKDVTGEGLNADYLAEYLEEKYSKIYQLTM; via the coding sequence TTGTCACTTGAAAAGCAGTTTACTGAACATTTTAGTAAGATAAAAGGCTACGAAGAAGCTATTGCGTTATTGCACTGGGATATGCGGACAGGTGCGCCCAAAAAAGGAACAAAGCTACGTTCTGAAAGCATTGGCACGTTATCAGCAGCCGCTTTTAGCCTATCGACTTCAGATGAATTCGGTGAGTTATTGTCTCTTTTGGAAGCAGAACAAGCAACATTAGATCCATTTATCCGTCGTTCAGTAGAAGAAGCGCGGAAAGAATTTGATTTAAGCAAAAAAATTCCTCCCGAGGAATACAAGAAATTTGTTGTATTAAAATCTGAAGCAGAATCGGTATGGGAAACAGCTAAGTCGGATTCGGATTTTTCGTTGTTTCTTCCCTATTTAGAAGAACTAGTTAGTACAACAAAAAAAATGATCGGTTACTGGGGAGAGAAAAACGGCAGTCCTTACAATACGCTACTCGATCAATACGAACCTGGTATGACGACTGAAATTCTAGATGAAGTGTTCGGCAAACTTCGTGAACGCATTGTGCCATTGCTGCAAAAAATTGCAGCCTCATCGAATAAACCGGAAACGGCGTTTTTATACGACTATTTTCCAAAACAAGCACAACAAGATTTTAGCCGTCAAATGCTCGAGCAGTTAGGCTATGATTTTGAAGCCGGTCGACTGGATGAGACGGTGCATCCATTTATGACTTCTATTAATCGCCAAGATATCCGGGTGACGACGAAGTATGACGAAAATGATTTCCGAACAGCTGTGTTCGGTACAATTCACGAAGGAGGCCACGCAATGTACGAGCAAAATCTCGGAGAAGCATTGGCAAGTCTTCCTATTGAAACTGGTGCATCTATGGGCATGCACGAATCACAGTCGTTGTTTTGCGAAAACTTTATCGGACGAAATGAATATTTTTGGCAGCAAAACTTTAATTTATTGAAAGAATATGCGCCAGACCAATTTAGCAAGGTTAATCTGACCGACTATGTTCGTGCAATCAATGAATCCAAACCGTCATTAATTCGCATTGAAGCAGACGAATTGTCATACGCACTGCATATTATGGTGCGTTACGAACTTGAAAAAGGCTTGTTTAATGGAGACCTTCAAGTAAGTGATTTGCCAGAACTGTGGAATGATAAATACGAAGAATATTTAGGTGTACGACCTACGAATGATGCAGAAGGCGTGTTGCAAGACGTTCACTGGGCGGGAGGAAGCTTTGGTTACTTCCCTTCTTATGCACTAGGGTATATGTATGCAGCACAGTTTAAAAACGCCATGCTAAAAGACTTGCCAAACTACGATGAATTATTGGCGCAGCAAAACATTGAGCCCATTCGTGAATGGCTAACTCGTCATATCCATCGTCATGGTGCCTTTAAAAAGCCAATGGATATTTTAAAAGACGTTACAGGGGAAGGCTTAAATGCAGATTATTTAGCGGAATACCTTGAAGAAAAATATTCAAAAATTTATCAACTCACTATGTAA
- a CDS encoding dynamin family protein, whose amino-acid sequence MTVVDHHKELLETAHLYQIFKDNEDTEREAKAHLFAKKILKNNFIIGFAGHFSSGKSSMINALTGETLLPSSPIPTSANIVNVQKADTDFAIVNMRNEKPVYFPENYDFNAVKEFCKSGEVTQIDIGHQASVLPKGITVMDTPGVDSTDDAHRLSTESALHVADMVFYVMDYNHVQSELNFNFTKELQKYTELYLIVNQIDKHQNSEMSFVDFQQSVHDSFAAWGVVPKGIFFTSLKDFEFPGNDFEQVKSLVSSTMQNWEGHVSEASASALSQLKDEHIKYLEDEKAERLDAFSAVLDPQEWEMREDLKKEHALVSRRMSVQDFESWQATFEKNRKELLENSNIMPYELRNALTSYLESVQPNFKVGMLFSGKKTEEERQKRQQDVQERLDSTVSSQITTHIKKLMKSSLKDANLLSDSESLAIDDIVFTVPFSVVKEQTPAGASVTGDAVLNFAKSISTAVQRWFIRETDGWKKAQEEKFEGLTDDANTEIDMKSQTLSKKMLAIQTLEEMDSKIDKVKRSYSAMLPKQKTAAAEKVEQWLGEFEVSIEDMTEFDSSMLEKDDQQQQQQEQQTKMAEVAEFDEQAVLERANRTATVIDPIKGFAETAAYLKRKAGRLEGQEFTIALFGAFSAGKSSFSNALMGETVLPVSPNPTTATINRIRPVSEQHPHETADVRLKTHAQMTEDVKNSFHALGVQITSLDDAYAKSSKLPEDTPTEQQVHKSFINAFNKGYPNFKDRLGETIRTDREAFGLYVAKEEKSCFVDEIDFYYDCELTRNGVTLVDTPGADSINARHTNVAFEYIRNADAILFITYYNHAFARADREFLIQLGRVKDAFEMDKMFFVVNAIDLANNVEEKDAVVTYVQDELQRFGIRFPRLFGVSSLLALRDREHSGMPQFEEAFQYFLKEELKGMAVQSLAEEEQKAVNRFGSLIEDTEKNLLRKDERLSELKHLEQQLRKLFSASIAKLLEREALQELDELLYYVNQRVFYRFNDFFKEAFNPSVFSNKSAQQALDTALLDMNEMTGFDFQQELRVTNFRLGQFIEKKLESRFKEDTAKLKEQNSGFSFTPYEVQEANSLDMTKPFTKADYSSVKSYYKNNKSFFEKNEKEKLRDALQALMEPDALSYLDKEKKVLSNWAEFWIEQEAEGLRQHILRQAVDQIDSERTLLQQSEKLAQWKQLYSNLMDGRV is encoded by the coding sequence ATGACAGTTGTTGATCATCATAAAGAATTACTTGAAACGGCCCACCTTTATCAGATTTTTAAAGATAACGAAGATACCGAACGCGAGGCCAAAGCTCATTTATTTGCAAAAAAAATCTTGAAAAATAATTTTATCATTGGCTTTGCCGGACATTTTTCCTCTGGCAAGTCATCGATGATTAATGCATTAACGGGTGAGACTTTGTTGCCATCTAGTCCGATTCCGACCAGTGCTAACATCGTTAATGTCCAAAAAGCGGATACGGATTTTGCGATTGTGAATATGCGAAACGAAAAGCCGGTTTACTTTCCTGAGAATTACGATTTTAATGCGGTAAAGGAATTTTGTAAGAGCGGAGAAGTTACGCAAATTGACATTGGGCACCAGGCTTCTGTTTTGCCAAAAGGCATCACAGTTATGGATACACCAGGCGTTGACTCAACGGATGACGCTCACCGGTTATCAACAGAATCGGCTCTTCACGTGGCAGATATGGTCTTTTATGTGATGGACTATAACCATGTTCAATCCGAATTGAATTTTAATTTCACGAAAGAATTGCAGAAATACACGGAATTGTATTTAATCGTTAATCAAATTGATAAGCATCAGAACAGTGAAATGAGCTTTGTGGATTTTCAACAATCTGTTCACGATTCGTTTGCAGCTTGGGGAGTCGTTCCTAAAGGTATTTTCTTCACGTCTTTAAAAGATTTTGAGTTTCCGGGGAATGATTTTGAACAGGTCAAGTCTTTAGTGTCTTCAACTATGCAAAACTGGGAAGGTCATGTTAGCGAAGCTTCTGCTTCTGCTTTAAGTCAGCTAAAAGATGAGCACATTAAGTACTTAGAAGATGAAAAAGCAGAACGTCTGGATGCATTTTCAGCTGTTCTAGATCCACAAGAATGGGAAATGCGTGAGGATTTGAAAAAAGAACATGCATTAGTATCTCGTAGAATGTCTGTACAGGATTTTGAAAGCTGGCAGGCGACATTTGAAAAGAATCGCAAAGAACTACTGGAAAACTCGAATATCATGCCTTATGAACTACGTAATGCGCTAACGAGCTACTTGGAATCTGTTCAACCGAACTTCAAAGTTGGCATGCTGTTCAGTGGCAAAAAGACTGAAGAAGAACGCCAAAAAAGACAGCAAGACGTACAAGAGCGACTTGACTCGACGGTTTCGTCTCAAATTACCACTCACATAAAAAAGTTGATGAAGTCTTCGTTGAAAGATGCTAATTTATTGAGTGATAGTGAATCTTTAGCAATTGATGACATCGTCTTTACTGTGCCGTTTTCTGTTGTAAAAGAGCAAACGCCAGCAGGAGCTTCCGTAACAGGGGATGCCGTACTAAACTTTGCCAAAAGTATTTCAACGGCTGTTCAGCGTTGGTTCATTCGTGAAACGGATGGTTGGAAAAAAGCGCAAGAAGAAAAGTTTGAAGGTTTGACAGATGACGCTAACACGGAAATTGATATGAAATCACAAACACTTTCCAAAAAAATGTTGGCAATTCAAACACTTGAGGAAATGGATAGCAAAATCGATAAAGTGAAACGCTCTTATTCGGCAATGTTACCTAAACAAAAAACAGCGGCAGCAGAAAAAGTAGAACAATGGCTAGGTGAATTTGAAGTTTCCATTGAGGATATGACCGAATTCGATTCATCTATGCTTGAAAAAGACGATCAACAGCAACAGCAACAAGAACAGCAAACAAAAATGGCAGAAGTGGCAGAGTTTGACGAACAAGCTGTACTGGAGCGTGCTAATCGTACAGCAACAGTTATTGATCCAATCAAAGGTTTTGCTGAAACGGCGGCCTATTTAAAACGTAAAGCAGGTCGTTTAGAAGGTCAGGAATTCACGATTGCTTTGTTTGGCGCTTTTAGTGCTGGGAAGTCATCTTTTTCCAACGCTTTAATGGGAGAAACGGTATTGCCGGTGTCACCAAACCCCACAACCGCTACAATCAACCGTATTCGTCCAGTCTCAGAGCAACATCCACATGAAACAGCAGATGTGCGATTAAAAACGCATGCGCAAATGACTGAAGATGTTAAAAATTCTTTCCATGCATTAGGCGTACAAATCACCTCTCTTGATGATGCATATGCCAAGTCGTCAAAGTTACCGGAAGATACGCCGACTGAGCAACAAGTTCATAAATCCTTTATTAACGCGTTTAACAAAGGCTACCCGAATTTCAAAGATCGTTTAGGTGAGACGATCCGGACAGATCGTGAAGCCTTTGGATTGTATGTAGCAAAAGAAGAGAAAAGCTGTTTTGTTGATGAAATCGATTTTTATTATGATTGTGAACTAACACGAAATGGTGTTACGCTTGTCGATACACCAGGAGCGGATTCAATCAATGCGCGCCATACCAATGTTGCATTTGAATATATTCGTAATGCCGATGCCATTTTGTTTATCACCTATTACAACCATGCGTTTGCACGAGCAGATCGAGAATTCCTGATTCAACTTGGGCGAGTTAAAGACGCATTTGAAATGGATAAAATGTTCTTTGTCGTCAATGCTATCGATTTGGCTAATAACGTGGAAGAAAAAGACGCCGTTGTGACGTATGTACAGGACGAACTACAGCGTTTTGGCATTCGTTTCCCACGTCTGTTTGGGGTTTCTAGCCTACTGGCGCTACGTGACCGTGAGCATTCAGGAATGCCGCAATTTGAAGAAGCGTTTCAGTATTTCTTAAAAGAAGAACTAAAAGGCATGGCTGTCCAATCACTTGCAGAAGAAGAGCAAAAAGCAGTCAACCGATTCGGCAGTTTGATCGAAGATACGGAAAAGAATTTATTAAGAAAAGATGAGCGACTTAGTGAACTTAAGCATCTTGAGCAACAGTTGCGGAAACTGTTCTCGGCATCTATTGCAAAGCTATTAGAGCGCGAAGCCTTACAGGAATTAGACGAATTGCTGTATTACGTCAATCAACGAGTCTTTTACCGTTTTAATGATTTCTTTAAAGAGGCTTTTAACCCGTCCGTTTTTTCGAACAAATCAGCACAGCAAGCACTAGATACAGCGTTACTGGATATGAATGAAATGACAGGCTTTGATTTTCAGCAGGAGTTGCGTGTCACAAATTTCCGTCTGGGTCAGTTTATCGAAAAGAAACTAGAATCGCGGTTTAAAGAAGATACAGCGAAACTAAAAGAACAAAATTCTGGATTTTCGTTTACTCCATACGAAGTGCAAGAAGCGAATTCGCTAGATATGACCAAGCCGTTTACAAAAGCAGATTATTCATCGGTAAAATCATATTATAAAAACAATAAAAGCTTTTTTGAGAAAAACGAAAAAGAGAAATTACGTGATGCGCTGCAAGCTTTGATGGAACCTGATGCGTTAAGCTATTTAGATAAAGAGAAAAAAGTACTAAGCAACTGGGCAGAATTTTGGATTGAACAAGAAGCAGAGGGATTGCGTCAGCATATTTTACGCCAAGCCGTAGACCAAATCGACTCAGAGCGGACGTTACTGCAACAATCCGAAAAGCTGGCACAGTGGAAACAATTGTATTCAAATTTGATGGACGGAAGGGTGTAG
- a CDS encoding SDR family NAD(P)-dependent oxidoreductase, whose protein sequence is MAKEAYIITGASKGIGFEWSRQLNEQGHQVIGIARTKPENWPDDNFLAFDLTKLDAIEDIMGQALKWISKDTETIVLVNNAGTIEPIGFAHTNDTAQVSQSIVLNLTAPMLLCGAFIAQLKDRSSHKKIINISSGAGRKAYEGWSAYCAGKAGLDHFSSCLDAENADVKVVSVAPGIIDTGMQEKIRQSEAADFPLLEKFLHYKENGLLSSPEETAAMLMDMTQRPDFNKLPTILDIRNLPAIGEGQLE, encoded by the coding sequence ATGGCAAAAGAAGCATATATTATTACGGGCGCATCCAAAGGAATCGGTTTTGAATGGAGTCGACAACTTAATGAACAAGGTCACCAAGTCATTGGAATTGCGCGCACTAAACCAGAAAACTGGCCAGATGACAACTTTCTGGCGTTTGACCTAACAAAACTAGATGCTATTGAAGACATTATGGGGCAGGCATTAAAGTGGATTTCGAAAGATACGGAAACCATTGTGCTAGTAAATAACGCGGGGACGATTGAACCGATAGGATTTGCTCATACAAATGACACAGCACAAGTTAGCCAAAGCATTGTCCTTAATTTAACGGCGCCGATGCTATTGTGTGGTGCATTTATTGCACAGCTGAAAGACCGATCGAGTCACAAAAAAATCATTAATATTTCTTCAGGAGCGGGCCGCAAAGCTTATGAGGGATGGAGCGCTTATTGTGCTGGAAAAGCAGGGTTGGATCATTTTAGCTCTTGCTTGGACGCAGAAAATGCCGATGTAAAAGTAGTGTCAGTAGCACCTGGAATCATTGATACGGGCATGCAAGAAAAAATCCGCCAAAGCGAAGCGGCTGATTTTCCTTTACTGGAAAAGTTTCTTCATTACAAAGAAAATGGCCTGTTAAGCAGCCCAGAAGAAACAGCAGCGATGTTGATGGACATGACGCAAAGACCAGATTTTAATAAGTTGCCGACCATTTTAGACATTCGCAATTTGCCGGCAATCGGAGAGGGGCAACTAGAGTGA